The following nucleotide sequence is from Phycisphaera sp..
CCAGGACAATACCGAATGGTGGCAGCGCGTGCGCAGCGGGGCGTATCGCGACTACTACGAGAAGATGTACGGCGCGACCGCCCGATAGCCCTTAGCCCTTCTCCGAACGCCGCCGCTGGAGTTCGGCGTCGATGAACTTCTCGATCTTGCCGTTGAGCACATCCGTGGGGTTGCCCTCGACGTTGGTGCGGTGGTCCTTCACGCGGTTGTCGTAGAGCACGTAGCTGCGGATCTGTGTGCCCCAGCCGCGGTTGAGGTCGCCGCCAGCGGCTTCCTTGATCTCGGCGCTGCGCTTCTCTTCTTCGATCTGCTCGAGCTTGGCCTGCAGCAGCGTGAGGGCCTGGTGCTTGTTCTGCGGCTGCTCGCGGTGCGTGCTCGCCACGAACATGATGCCCGTGGGCTTATGCACGATACGGCAGGCGCTGGCGACCTTGTTCACGTTCTGCCCGCCGGGCCCGCTGGAGCGCGCGAAGAACGTGATGTCCAGGTCCTTCTCGGGGATCTGCACGTCCATGTCCTCGAACTCGGGCGTGACGTCAACGGTCGCGAAGCTGGTCTGCCGCTTGCCCTGGGCGTTGAAGGGGCTCACGCGGGCCAGGCGGTGCGTGCCGCGCTCGCAGTTGAGGTAGCCGAACGCGAACGCACCCTTGATGTGCAGGGTGATGTGGTCGATGCCGGTCTCGACACCGAAGCCCTTAGACACCTCCTCAACCTTCCAGCCCATGTTCTCGAAGTAGTAGAGGTACATGCGGAAGAGCATCTCGGCCCAGTCGTTGGCCTCGGTGCCGCCGTCGCCGGCGTGGATGGTGAAGTAGGCGTTGCGGTGGTCGTGCTTGCCGCTCAGCAGGCTCTGCATCTCGACCTTGTCCATGTTGGTCTGGAGGTCAAAGAGCGCCTGGTCGGCCTCGGCCAGCAGTTCCTTGTCCTCGCCCTCGCGGGCCATCTCGTAGGCGACCTGCGCCTCCTCGAAGGCCTCAACGACCTTGTCGAGCGGGCCGAGCTGGGCCTTAATGACCTTCAACTCGCCCACGGTCTTCTGGGCGGCGTCGGGGTCGTCCCAGAAGCTGGGCTCGCCCATCTGGGTTTCGAGCTGGGTGAGCTGTTCGTGCTTGCTGTCGTAGTTAAAGAGAGTCGCGGATGGTCAAGATCCGCGCCTCGAGGTCATCGATGACCGGCTGGTGGGCGTCAAAGTGCATGGGGCTTGGTCCTGGAATAATGGCATGTCTGGATTCGGTGAGGGTGATGGTAGCGGGCCGGGCCGAAAAATCTGTTTCGTCCGCGCCGCGCGGGGGAGTTGGCTCCGTTCATCCTTGTGGGAGACACAAGAGTCCCGAACCAAAGCCACAGGAGAACCCCATGCGAATCACGACCGTTCTGAGAGCCGCCACAGTGGCCCTGGCCGTTCTGGCCGTCGCCGCGCCCTCGATCGCCCAGGAAGATCCGGGCAGCCCGCGCGTCCTCAACCGGGATCCGATCATCGTCAAACTCGAGTTTGGCGGTGGATCGTTGGAATCATTCGTGAAGGCCCTGCGCAAAGCCGCTAGCGACAACCCGATGAACATCGTGTTCAGCCCCGAGGCTGCGAGCCTGCCGGTGGCCCCCATCACCCTGCAGCAGGTCGATACCTACACGGCCCTGCGGAGTGTTTCGGAGTTGATGAAGGTCACGCCCATGCTCGGCGAAGACCGCCGCTCGATCGCGTTGGATATCGGCCGCATTGCCGGGAACGGCGCTCCGGTGTACTCGATCGAGGTCTATGATGCCAGACAGCAGCAACAGATGCGCACGCACAGAAGCGGAGCCATCGTGCCTGCTGCAGAGCTCCACACCGCCGTTCACTCCATCACCGAGCTCACCACCGGCAGCGGCGCCATGTCCGCCGACGACGTGCTCAGCGCCATCCAGGCGGCCCTGGCCATCGAGGGTCCCGACGACGAGACCAAGATCCGCTACCACGAGGAGACCGGGCTGATCTTCGCCCGCGTCACACCCGACCAGGGAAGCGTGATCGAGCTCACGCTGATGAACTTGGAACGCTCCCAGCATGCCCGCCAACGCAGCGATTCGAAGTCAGAGGCGGAGACCATCTACCAGATGACGGGCACGCGCAGCGTCGACGAACTGGTCACGCGTGTGCGTTCGGCCGACGGCTTGCGTGGCCGCGTGCTCGAGCTCCAGCAAACCATCGCGGAGCTTCAGACCCACATCATCAACCTGCAGGGCGAACTCGACCGCCGACGCGACGGGGACGGCGAGGACCGCGACTGAGCCCGCCGTGCCGCCCGAGGCCCCGAGAGAGAAGGTGACCGGCCCGGGCGCTCGACTCCCCGACGCCCGGGCCATCACCGCGCGCCTCGCGAGGGGCGATCAGGAGGCATTCGCCGTGTTCTACGAAGCGACATTCGACAACGCCGTGGCCGACGCCCATCGTCTCACGGGAAAGGACGAGAGCTTCTGCCTCGACGCGGTGCAGGACGCGTATCTCCGGGCTGCGAAGAGGCTGCCAGCGATCGACTCGTGGGGCGCGTGCCGCACGTGGCTTCGAACGGCCATCGCTAGCAGCGCGGTCGATCGCATCCGCTCGGACACCGCCCGTGCGAAGCGCGAATCCATGCCACGCGACACGACGACGAACGCGACCGAGCACGGTGAGCGCCTGCAAGATCTGCTCGACCGCTTGCAAACCCAGCTCGACGACCGCCAGTGGCACGCCGTGCGTCTGCACATCGGTGGCGGGCTGCCGCTGTCGGCCGTCGGCCGGGCCATGAGCCTCAGCCGCCACGCCGTGCATGGACTGGTGCGCCGAGGGGTGGCAAACCTATCCAATGGGAATTCGGGGGGAGCCGCTCCGGGGAAGGGAGATTCCAATGACGCCTGATCCAACCATCCATGAACGTAAGGCCGATATCTTGCGACTCGGGCAGGAGGCCGTCGCCCAGCGCGGGGCGCGACGCCGCGCCCGCCGCCACGCCGTGGTCATGGTCGCGCTGGCCGCCGGCGCGACGGTGCTGGCCGTCACGCTTGCGCCCACGCCGATCCACCCCGAGGGCCCGATCGCCCACGACGACGCACCCGCGCCCACGGGCGTCGCCATCCAGCGTGTCGCCACCTCGGCCGGCCTCGCCGAATCGCTCGAGGCCGCGCCCGACATCACGGGCATCTCACGGGTCAGCGGGCCCGCAACGAGGGTCCAGCGCGTGAGCACGCCGGTGCCCGTCGAGCGCATCGGCGATCGAGAGGCCCTGGCCCTGCTGCGCGAGGCGGGCACGCCCGCGGGGCTCATCCGGGTCGAGGGCCGCGTGACGCTGGTGTACCACGATCGGGAGCCTGCGGACGGGCCCAGCAGCCGGGCTCCGGCGATCGAACCGGCGTGGGTGCTGGCTCGCCACGCCGTGGCAATGGGCGATTGGCAATAGGCATTGGGCATTGGGCCGGATCCAAGCCACGCGAACCTTCCCTCTCCATCTTCCC
It contains:
- the prfB gene encoding peptide chain release factor 2, coding for MGEPSFWDDPDAAQKTVGELKVIKAQLGPLDKVVEAFEEAQVAYEMAREGEDKELLAEADQALFDLQTNMDKVEMQSLLSGKHDHRNAYFTIHAGDGGTEANDWAEMLFRMYLYYFENMGWKVEEVSKGFGVETGIDHITLHIKGAFAFGYLNCERGTHRLARVSPFNAQGKRQTSFATVDVTPEFEDMDVQIPEKDLDITFFARSSGPGGQNVNKVASACRIVHKPTGIMFVASTHREQPQNKHQALTLLQAKLEQIEEEKRSAEIKEAAGGDLNRGWGTQIRSYVLYDNRVKDHRTNVEGNPTDVLNGKIEKFIDAELQRRRSEKG
- a CDS encoding sigma-70 family RNA polymerase sigma factor, with amino-acid sequence MPPEAPREKVTGPGARLPDARAITARLARGDQEAFAVFYEATFDNAVADAHRLTGKDESFCLDAVQDAYLRAAKRLPAIDSWGACRTWLRTAIASSAVDRIRSDTARAKRESMPRDTTTNATEHGERLQDLLDRLQTQLDDRQWHAVRLHIGGGLPLSAVGRAMSLSRHAVHGLVRRGVANLSNGNSGGAAPGKGDSNDA